The Zingiber officinale cultivar Zhangliang chromosome 10A, Zo_v1.1, whole genome shotgun sequence genome contains a region encoding:
- the LOC122027807 gene encoding protein DEEPER ROOTING 1-like: MPGDLKEHNGIPHALLAIGTLGDNELKEESQQDDQPQNLDSSDKLSDFTVEDANKLQKELKKLFSHKSKSKTNVGLGMGEEDRANLPLNRFLNCPSSLEVARTVSAKFESLENENSGDLSPITKLILYKLKDVLLGNHTTIKKKSIPFLLKKMFMCGSGFAPAPSLRDPVIESRMDKILRGILSKAICQHCSAPISSKKYLKNKQKEQVHKEEEECRKKAKSKWVKTDSEFIVLEI; encoded by the exons ATGCCTGGTGATCTAAAAGAACATAATGGCATACCGCATGCATTGCTTGCAATTGGCACACTTGGGGATAATGAGTTGAAGGAAGAATCTCAGCAAGATGACCAGCCTCAGAACCTGGATTCCTCAGACAAATTATCTGATTTCACCGTTGAAGACGCTAACAAATTACAAAAGGAACTAAAAAAGCTATTCTCACACAAGTCCAAGTCCAAGACTAATGTTGGATTGGGGATGGGCGAAGAAGATAGAGCCAATTTGCCATTGAACAGATTCCTAAATTGTCCGTCAAGCTTGGAGGTGGCCAGGACTGTTAGTGCAAAATTTGAGTCATTGGAGAATGAAAACAGTGGTGATCTGTCACCAATCACCAAGCTCATACTATACAAACTGAAAGATGTGTTGTTGGGTAACCACACCACCATTAAGAAAAAATCTATTCCCTTTCTTCTGAAGAAGATGTTTATGTGTGGCAGTGGCTTTGCACCAGCTCCAAGCTTAAGAGATCCCGTAATTGAGTCGAGGATGGACAAG ATCTTAAGAGGAATTCTCTCAAAGGCAATTTGCCAGCACTGTTCTGCTCCAATTTCATCAAAGAAATATCTAAAGAATAAACAAAAAGAGCAAgtacacaaagaggaagaggagtgtAGGAAGAAAGCTAAATCAAAATGGGTCAAAACAGATTCAGAGT TTATTGTTCTCGAAATCTAG